In the genome of Myxococcales bacterium, one region contains:
- a CDS encoding nucleotidyl transferase AbiEii/AbiGii toxin family protein has protein sequence MDAWLRRLARSPLRERWILRGGLVTCHHCPSRPAPEDIDLVGLGRFDEAEARRRCALALAPASSDESVSFHSPVSEIIWGDTPFPGLRTTVETKVEARPGPRIQIDLGFGDPLEPGPEPLVVGGASLLAVRAETMVAWKLHGIVEHGRGRWRAKDLADALLLFREASVDAGALDGAGWRARPGPRPRVREPGHAAQRDKGVSGGADLGPEPRKPPPLGNLSQATAVPFGWRRNGREGRTAAARRAPHRARVGPRSCRLTRARRYSWRAGPGGEAGVVARIGAAAGDGGGRDVDGPELPPGEVVVLRDVVAPREVVDRAVATNGPAHGDEPGDRREGRPRRRGRQREGAIEAPRFAVSPRRAPCCRRATRALHGARPGVDAEARPRRHAGHSLEQVAPGPAVTRVAEREGAVQDPVARAIDCIIHRNVGAPRERVQVTDRGLRPAGAITQA, from the coding sequence TTGGACGCCTGGTTGCGGCGGCTCGCGCGCTCGCCGCTCCGCGAGCGGTGGATTCTTCGCGGCGGCCTTGTCACCTGCCACCACTGTCCGTCAAGGCCCGCGCCGGAAGACATCGACCTCGTCGGCCTCGGCCGCTTCGACGAGGCGGAGGCGCGGCGGAGATGCGCGCTCGCCCTTGCGCCGGCGTCGAGCGACGAGAGCGTCTCCTTCCACTCGCCCGTGAGCGAGATCATCTGGGGCGACACGCCCTTTCCCGGGCTTCGGACCACGGTGGAGACGAAGGTGGAAGCGCGGCCCGGACCGCGCATTCAGATCGACCTGGGCTTCGGCGATCCCTTGGAGCCAGGCCCCGAGCCGCTCGTCGTTGGCGGCGCGTCGCTCTTGGCGGTGCGCGCCGAGACGATGGTTGCGTGGAAGCTGCACGGAATTGTGGAGCATGGCCGCGGCCGTTGGCGCGCCAAAGACCTCGCCGACGCGCTCCTTCTGTTTCGCGAAGCCTCCGTCGACGCCGGCGCGCTGGATGGCGCTGGATGGCGCGCTCGACCGGGCCCTCGCCCTCGCGTTCGAGAGCCGGGGCACGCCGCTCAGCGCGACAAGGGCGTTTCTGGAGGAGCCGACCTGGGGCCAGAGCCGCGGAAGCCGCCGCCGCTGGGCAACCTTTCTCAAGCGACGGCCGTGCCCTTTGGATGGCGACGTAACGGTCGTGAGGGACGAACTGCGGCGGCACGCCGCGCCCCTCATCGAGCGCGTGTCGGCCCGCGGTCTTGCCGGCTCACGCGAGCGCGACGGTACTCATGGAGAGCAGGGCCCGGCGGCGAAGCCGGCGTAGTTGCGAGAATCGGCGCCGCTGCCGGTGACGGCGGTGGACGAGATGTTGACGGCCCAGAGCTTCCCCCCGGCGAAGTAGTGGTACTGCGCGACGTCGTCGCGCCACGTGAAGTCGTCGACAGGGCAGTTGCCACCAATGGCCCCGCACATGGAGACGAGCCCGGGGATCGCCGTGAGGGGCGTCCCCGCCGCCGCGGTCGTCAGCGCGAGGGCGCCATCGAGGCGCCACGCTTTGCCGTCTCACCACGAAGAGCTCCTTGCTGTCGTCGCGCCACGCGAGCGCTTCACGGCGCACGTCCCGGCGTCGATGCCGAGGCAAGGCCCCGCCGCCACGCCGGCCACAGTCTCGAGCAGGTTGCCCCCGGCCCCGCCGTCACCCGCGTCGCCGAACGTGAAGGCGCCGTCCAAGACCCAGTAGCGCGAGCCATAGACTGCATAATACATCGCAATGTCGGGGCGCCACGTGAGCGCGTCCAGGTGACAGACCGAGGCTTGCGACCCGCAGGGGCCATCACGCAAGCCTGA